A genomic region of Micromonospora sp. NBC_01796 contains the following coding sequences:
- a CDS encoding PadR family transcriptional regulator yields the protein MLELAILGLLQESPMHGYELRKELAAKLGAIRAAISYGSLYPTLRRLQAAGWIVEAAETSVTTEVVPALTSRRGRVVYKITAEGKERFAELIAQTGPETYEDTGFGVHFAFFARTDQATRLRILEGRRRKIEERREGLRDVLGRAAERLDAYTLELQRHGLDACEREVRWLEELIANERSGRSPAAPSGAGGTPSTEISPSPPGRQQSSNEPERP from the coding sequence ATGCTTGAACTCGCCATTCTCGGCCTCCTCCAGGAGTCCCCTATGCACGGCTACGAGCTGCGCAAGGAGCTCGCCGCCAAGCTCGGCGCCATCCGCGCGGCGATCAGCTACGGCTCGCTCTACCCGACGCTACGCCGGCTGCAGGCGGCCGGCTGGATCGTGGAGGCGGCCGAGACCTCGGTCACCACCGAGGTGGTTCCGGCACTGACGAGTCGCCGGGGCCGGGTGGTCTACAAGATCACCGCAGAAGGCAAGGAGCGGTTTGCCGAGCTCATCGCGCAGACCGGCCCGGAGACGTACGAGGACACCGGATTCGGGGTGCACTTCGCGTTCTTCGCCCGTACCGACCAGGCAACCCGGCTACGGATCCTGGAAGGTCGCCGACGCAAGATCGAGGAACGTCGCGAAGGTCTGCGCGACGTGCTGGGCCGGGCGGCCGAGCGCCTCGACGCGTACACACTCGAACTTCAGCGCCACGGGCTGGACGCCTGCGAACGCGAAGTCCGCTGGCTGGAGGAGCTCATCGCAAACGAGCGCTCCGGCCGGTCCCCGGCGGCACCCTCCGGTGCCGGCGGGACCCCATCAACCGAGATAAGCCCGTCTCCGCCTGGACGACAGCAGTCCAGCAATGAGCCGGAGCGGCCGTGA
- a CDS encoding inositol-3-phosphate synthase, translating into MGSVRVAIVGVGNCASSLVQGVEYYRNADPNDRVPGLMHVTFGDYHVSDVEFVAAFDVDAKKVGMDLAEAIVASENNTIKLADVAPTGVTVQRGPTLDGLGQYYREIVQESDREPADVVQALRDARVDVVVSYLPVGSEQADKFYAQAAIDAGCAFVNALPVFIASDPAWAQKFTDAGLPIIGDDIKSQVGATIVHRALAKLFEDRGVELLRTYQLNFGGNMDFMNMLERTRLVSKKISKTQSVTSQIPHEINKGDVHIGPSDHVPWLDDRKWAYIRLEGRSFGDVPLNAELKLEVWDSPNSAGVIIDAVRAAKIALDRGIGGPILSASSYFMKSPPVQYSDHDAHQSVEDFIAGTVER; encoded by the coding sequence ATGGGCTCCGTCCGCGTCGCCATCGTCGGTGTCGGAAACTGCGCCTCGTCCCTGGTACAGGGCGTGGAGTACTACCGCAATGCCGACCCAAACGACCGCGTGCCGGGTCTCATGCACGTTACCTTCGGCGACTACCACGTCTCCGACGTGGAGTTCGTCGCGGCGTTCGACGTGGACGCCAAAAAGGTGGGCATGGACCTGGCCGAGGCAATCGTGGCCAGCGAGAACAACACCATCAAGCTGGCTGACGTGGCGCCGACCGGCGTCACCGTCCAGCGCGGTCCGACCCTGGACGGGCTGGGCCAGTACTACCGGGAGATCGTCCAGGAGTCCGACCGCGAGCCGGCCGACGTCGTGCAGGCACTGCGTGACGCCCGGGTCGACGTGGTCGTCTCCTACCTGCCGGTCGGCTCCGAGCAGGCGGACAAGTTCTACGCCCAGGCGGCGATCGACGCCGGCTGCGCGTTCGTGAACGCACTCCCCGTGTTCATCGCCTCCGACCCGGCGTGGGCGCAGAAGTTCACCGATGCCGGTCTCCCGATCATCGGCGACGACATCAAGAGCCAGGTCGGTGCGACGATCGTGCACCGCGCCCTGGCCAAGCTGTTCGAGGACCGCGGGGTCGAGCTGCTGCGCACGTACCAGCTCAACTTCGGCGGCAACATGGACTTCATGAACATGTTGGAGCGCACCCGCCTGGTCTCCAAGAAGATCTCGAAGACCCAGTCGGTCACCTCGCAGATCCCGCACGAGATCAACAAGGGCGACGTGCACATCGGCCCGTCGGACCACGTGCCGTGGCTGGACGACCGCAAGTGGGCGTACATCCGGCTCGAGGGTCGCTCCTTCGGCGACGTACCGCTGAACGCCGAGCTCAAGCTCGAGGTGTGGGACTCGCCGAACTCCGCGGGTGTCATCATCGACGCGGTTCGCGCCGCGAAGATCGCCCTGGACCGGGGCATCGGCGGGCCGATCCTCTCGGCCTCGTCCTACTTCATGAAGTCCCCGCCGGTGCAGTACTCCGACCACGACGCCCACCAGTCGGTCGAGGACTTCATCGCGGGCACCGTCGAGCGGTAG
- a CDS encoding methylated-DNA--[protein]-cysteine S-methyltransferase, with the protein MRWTVLDTPIGELSVAADDAGICGVHFGPVDGAVPAGTEPEAPAAQDGRWRRAAVDQLRLYFAGELTDFTVPLSVRRGSDFERAVWREMSAIPYGEMRTYGEVATALGDPGAARAVGVACNRNPIPVIVPCHRIVGAGGKLVGFGGGLPRKRQLLEIEAGVALQRAWG; encoded by the coding sequence ATGCGCTGGACCGTGCTCGACACACCGATCGGTGAACTGTCCGTGGCCGCCGACGACGCGGGGATCTGCGGCGTGCACTTCGGCCCGGTCGACGGCGCGGTTCCCGCCGGGACGGAACCGGAGGCGCCAGCCGCACAGGATGGGCGGTGGCGTCGAGCGGCCGTCGACCAGCTCCGGTTGTACTTCGCCGGTGAGCTCACCGACTTCACCGTCCCGCTCTCGGTCCGTCGCGGCTCGGACTTCGAACGGGCGGTCTGGCGGGAGATGTCGGCGATCCCGTACGGGGAGATGCGCACGTACGGCGAGGTGGCCACCGCCCTGGGCGATCCGGGTGCGGCCCGCGCCGTCGGGGTTGCCTGCAACCGCAACCCGATCCCGGTCATCGTGCCGTGTCACCGGATCGTCGGGGCGGGCGGCAAGTTGGTCGGCTTCGGCGGCGGGCTGCCCCGCAAGCGGCAGTTGCTCGAGATCGAGGCCGGTGTGGCGTTGCAGCGGGCCTGGGGCTGA
- a CDS encoding NADPH-dependent FMN reductase: MTKVAIILGSTRPGRNGEAVARWVYDLASKRTDAEFELVDIATFNLPHLDEAIPPSMGQYANDHTKAWASKIAEFDAYIFVTPEYNHSTSGALKNAIDYLYGEWNNKAAGFVSYGSLGGARAVEHLRLIMAELQVATVRAQVALSLHTDFENYSSFKPAAMHDDALNTVLDQTVAWGRALETLRK; the protein is encoded by the coding sequence ATGACCAAGGTAGCCATCATCCTCGGCAGCACCCGGCCGGGTCGTAACGGCGAGGCCGTCGCACGCTGGGTCTACGACCTCGCGAGCAAGCGCACCGACGCCGAGTTCGAGTTGGTCGACATCGCGACCTTCAACCTCCCGCACCTCGACGAGGCGATCCCGCCGTCGATGGGCCAGTACGCCAACGACCACACCAAGGCGTGGGCCTCGAAGATCGCGGAGTTCGACGCGTACATCTTCGTCACCCCGGAGTACAACCACTCCACCTCGGGTGCGCTGAAGAACGCGATCGACTACCTGTACGGCGAGTGGAACAACAAGGCGGCCGGCTTCGTCAGCTACGGCTCCCTCGGCGGCGCCCGCGCGGTCGAGCACCTCCGCCTGATCATGGCCGAGCTGCAGGTCGCGACCGTCCGCGCCCAGGTCGCGCTCTCCCTGCACACCGACTTCGAGAACTACAGCTCGTTCAAGCCGGCCGCGATGCACGACGACGCGCTGAACACCGTGCTCGACCAGACGGTCGCCTGGGGCCGCGCGCTCGAGACCCTGCGCAAGTAA
- a CDS encoding CCA tRNA nucleotidyltransferase, which translates to MSETSAPDAAGPAAAPAAGTAAPQPSEAGLTTVQRNAVAELLRVSPVADELGRRFARAGHELHLVGGSVRDALLGRLGDDLDFCTDAHPDDTLRVLRGWAEATWETGREFGTIGAQREGLRLEITTFRAESYDQVTRNPVVQYGTNLIDDLRRRDFTINAMAVSLPGHVFTDPYGGLADLAARLIRTPGTPRESFGDDPLRMLRAARFAAQLGFAVQPEVHAAMVAMAADLDRITAERIRDEFTKLLCGADPITGLRLLVDTGLADRFLPELSGLKLEIDEHAQHKDVYEHTLTVVSNAVRLEEDGCDFILRMAALMHDAGKPATKAVGPDGRVSFHHHEVVGAKLTKQRMKAMRYPKDVISQVVALVGLHLRFYGYGRGEWTDSAVRRYVADAGDLLPRLHKLTRSDCTTRNRRKARQLAGDYDALEERIARIQSEEDLARVRPDLDGNAIMELLGVPPGPLVGQAWRHLKELRLERGPMDRDEAEAELQRWARDQGLAG; encoded by the coding sequence ATGTCCGAAACCTCCGCTCCCGACGCCGCCGGTCCAGCCGCAGCACCCGCCGCTGGAACAGCCGCGCCCCAGCCCTCCGAGGCCGGGTTGACCACCGTCCAACGCAACGCCGTCGCCGAGCTGCTGCGGGTTTCCCCCGTCGCCGACGAGCTGGGACGCCGATTCGCCCGTGCCGGTCACGAACTGCACCTGGTCGGCGGCTCGGTCCGGGACGCGCTGCTCGGCCGGCTCGGCGACGACCTCGACTTCTGCACCGACGCCCATCCGGACGACACGTTGCGGGTGCTCCGGGGCTGGGCCGAGGCGACCTGGGAGACCGGACGCGAGTTCGGCACCATCGGCGCACAGCGCGAGGGACTGCGGCTGGAGATCACCACCTTCCGGGCCGAGTCGTACGACCAGGTCACCCGCAACCCGGTGGTCCAGTACGGCACGAACCTCATCGACGACCTGCGGCGGCGGGACTTCACCATCAACGCGATGGCGGTCAGCCTGCCCGGACACGTGTTCACCGACCCGTACGGCGGGCTCGCCGACCTGGCCGCCCGGCTGATCCGTACGCCGGGAACGCCGCGGGAGTCCTTCGGTGACGACCCGTTGCGGATGCTGCGCGCGGCCCGGTTCGCGGCCCAACTGGGCTTCGCCGTGCAGCCGGAGGTGCACGCCGCGATGGTCGCGATGGCGGCCGACCTGGACCGGATCACCGCCGAGCGGATCCGGGACGAGTTCACCAAGCTGCTCTGCGGTGCCGATCCGATCACCGGCCTGCGGCTGCTGGTCGACACCGGCCTGGCCGACCGGTTCCTGCCTGAGTTGTCCGGGCTGAAGCTGGAGATCGACGAGCACGCCCAGCACAAGGACGTGTACGAGCACACCCTGACCGTGGTCAGCAACGCGGTCCGGTTGGAGGAGGACGGCTGCGACTTCATCCTGCGGATGGCCGCGCTCATGCACGACGCGGGCAAGCCGGCGACGAAGGCGGTCGGCCCGGACGGGCGGGTCAGCTTCCACCACCACGAGGTGGTCGGGGCCAAGCTGACCAAGCAGCGGATGAAGGCGATGCGCTACCCCAAGGACGTGATCTCGCAGGTGGTCGCGCTGGTCGGGCTGCACCTGCGGTTCTACGGGTACGGCCGGGGCGAGTGGACCGACTCGGCGGTCCGGCGGTACGTCGCCGACGCCGGTGACCTGCTGCCTCGGCTGCACAAGCTGACCCGGTCGGACTGCACCACCCGTAACCGGCGCAAGGCGCGGCAGCTCGCCGGGGACTACGACGCGCTGGAGGAGCGGATCGCCCGGATCCAGTCGGAGGAGGACCTGGCCCGGGTCCGGCCCGACCTGGACGGCAACGCGATCATGGAGCTGCTGGGCGTACCGCCGGGTCCGTTGGTCGGGCAGGCGTGGCGCCACCTCAAGGAACTGCGCCTGGAGCGTGGGCCGATGGACCGGGACGAGGCCGAGGCGGAGTTGCAGCGCTGGGCGCGGGACCAGGGCCTCGCGGGCTGA
- the murJ gene encoding murein biosynthesis integral membrane protein MurJ — protein MGDGLYRSANAMPHGVPPPADGATLISIESLDQPMVETTAPAPEPPGEGNAAGNSAVMAIGSLVSRGTGFLRTVVLGAALGTFAVGNAYTTAQIFPGMVYEFLLGGILTSVLVPVLVRRRKADPDQGQAYAQRLLTLAVLALGVAAVVAVLAASLLTRLYGSDQTSQEFQDLVTSLSYLMLPMIFFTGLSALISAVLNVRGHFAAPMWTPILNNVVVIATFGLYIAIFGAKVIPPEEMTTGRIALLGGGTLLGVIIQAAGLLPALRKVGFRWRWRFDFRALGLRELGRLGAWMICYVAVSQIGLAVLFNLLNRAGDADEAGPLIYNNVFLLVMMAHGIVAVSILTALMPRMSAAAAEGRYADVVADLSRGTRVVTAVLAPIAVCYAVLANPIAVVLFRYGAFSAKSATATSVVLLVGALALIPFAVSQLFTFAFYALPDTKTPALINIPVVGIRIVVQIGLFAAFSASFAAAGLMLGNAVSYLAAVVITAMLLRRRIGRLGLGEITKTLGKVLVAALASALVGWLVLQLLPGDSTPSRLEAIIRLIVAGGLIGVTYVGLAMLLRIREISEVVQLVRRKVGR, from the coding sequence ATGGGCGACGGGCTGTACCGCAGCGCGAACGCCATGCCGCACGGAGTCCCGCCGCCCGCGGACGGTGCGACCCTGATCTCGATCGAGTCCCTGGACCAGCCCATGGTCGAGACCACCGCGCCGGCCCCGGAGCCACCGGGTGAGGGGAACGCCGCCGGCAACAGCGCGGTGATGGCCATCGGCAGCCTGGTGAGCCGTGGTACAGGCTTCCTCCGCACCGTGGTTCTCGGCGCCGCACTGGGCACGTTCGCGGTCGGCAACGCCTACACAACCGCCCAGATCTTCCCGGGCATGGTCTACGAGTTCCTGCTCGGCGGGATCCTGACCAGTGTGCTGGTCCCGGTACTGGTCCGGCGCCGCAAGGCCGACCCGGACCAGGGCCAGGCCTACGCCCAGCGCCTCCTCACCCTGGCGGTGCTCGCCCTGGGGGTGGCGGCGGTGGTCGCCGTGCTCGCCGCCTCGCTGCTCACCCGGTTGTACGGCAGCGACCAGACCAGCCAGGAATTCCAGGACCTGGTCACGAGCCTCTCGTACCTGATGCTGCCGATGATCTTCTTCACCGGCCTCTCCGCGCTGATCAGTGCGGTGCTCAACGTCCGGGGCCACTTCGCCGCCCCGATGTGGACCCCGATCCTGAACAACGTGGTGGTGATCGCCACCTTCGGTCTCTACATCGCCATCTTCGGCGCGAAGGTGATCCCGCCCGAGGAGATGACAACCGGCCGGATCGCGCTCCTCGGCGGTGGCACCCTGCTCGGCGTGATCATCCAGGCCGCGGGCCTGCTGCCGGCGCTGCGCAAGGTGGGCTTCCGGTGGCGCTGGCGGTTCGACTTCCGCGCTCTCGGCCTGCGCGAGCTGGGCCGGCTCGGCGCCTGGATGATCTGCTACGTCGCGGTCAGTCAGATCGGCCTCGCGGTCCTGTTCAACCTGCTGAACCGGGCCGGAGACGCCGACGAGGCCGGGCCGCTGATCTACAACAATGTCTTCCTGCTGGTGATGATGGCGCACGGCATCGTGGCGGTGTCGATCCTCACCGCGTTGATGCCGAGGATGAGCGCGGCAGCCGCCGAGGGCCGGTACGCCGACGTCGTCGCCGACCTGTCCCGGGGAACCCGGGTGGTCACCGCGGTACTCGCCCCGATCGCGGTCTGCTACGCAGTGCTGGCCAACCCGATCGCGGTCGTGCTGTTCCGGTATGGCGCGTTCAGCGCCAAGAGCGCCACGGCGACCTCGGTCGTGCTGCTCGTCGGTGCGCTGGCGCTGATCCCGTTCGCGGTGAGCCAGCTCTTCACCTTCGCCTTCTATGCGCTGCCGGACACCAAGACCCCGGCACTGATCAACATTCCGGTGGTGGGGATCCGGATCGTGGTGCAGATCGGGCTCTTCGCCGCGTTCAGCGCCTCGTTCGCCGCCGCAGGGCTGATGCTCGGCAACGCGGTGTCGTACCTGGCGGCGGTGGTGATCACGGCGATGCTGCTGCGCCGCCGGATCGGCCGGCTCGGCCTCGGCGAGATCACGAAGACGCTCGGCAAGGTGTTGGTCGCCGCGCTCGCCTCGGCCCTGGTCGGGTGGCTCGTCCTGCAACTGCTGCCGGGCGACTCGACGCCGAGCCGGCTGGAGGCGATCATCCGGCTGATCGTCGCCGGTGGTCTGATCGGCGTCACCTATGTCGGGCTCGCCATGCTGCTGCGGATCCGCGAGATCAGCGAGGTGGTCCAGCTCGTACGACGGAAGGTCGGTCGCTGA
- a CDS encoding protein kinase family protein codes for MPSSTGPSIATIIEGGRVTQVGEGQEADEVTPPVMAFGAPAVGEVLAERYELAEHINDDSAGRQVWRGVDVVLRRPVAVVLRYPGGDSAMEMLQAAVTASRVIHPNLVGVYDAIDEDERAYVVREWVDGHSLRELVADGPLEPARATSIAHAVAGAIAAVHATGMVHGNVHPGTVMVGDDGRVVLADARADGNDTIETDARAVGGVLYFALTGAWPHVEANLSGGRGRSALPDGVRDANGALAAPRQVRAGVPAYLDDLTMDLLDPQLAVPSVDVLAAELGRLNAAAEEQYLDNSGPLRFATHDEDNTGAPAAPAGTRNIVAGVAALLVIALIGLYFGINALSDRDGTNAASPSTPPGATAPAGGTDAPTTQPQKIPIDGNSVRIVSTGTDRGQELNGAAAVVDGDVNKGWESDSYDGPQFAGLKSGMGVLIDLKEPRAIKDVQVVLANGGATAELKSGTTTLPSSKASDTQLVTSYTIIGEPHERAGANMTFSAFQPDQKYQYLLFWVTDIAKNAKNEYRLGIQEITVRAP; via the coding sequence ATGCCCAGCAGCACGGGTCCATCGATCGCGACAATCATCGAGGGAGGACGGGTGACCCAGGTCGGCGAAGGTCAGGAGGCGGACGAGGTCACTCCGCCCGTTATGGCCTTCGGTGCCCCCGCCGTCGGTGAGGTCCTCGCCGAGCGGTACGAGTTGGCCGAGCACATCAACGACGACAGCGCCGGCCGCCAGGTCTGGCGGGGTGTCGACGTGGTGCTCCGTCGGCCCGTGGCCGTGGTGCTCCGGTACCCCGGCGGCGACTCGGCGATGGAGATGCTCCAGGCCGCGGTGACCGCGAGCCGGGTGATCCATCCGAACCTGGTCGGCGTCTACGACGCCATCGACGAGGACGAGCGGGCGTACGTCGTACGTGAGTGGGTCGACGGCCACTCGCTGCGGGAACTGGTCGCCGACGGCCCGCTCGAACCGGCCCGCGCCACCAGCATCGCGCACGCCGTCGCCGGTGCCATCGCCGCCGTACACGCCACCGGAATGGTGCACGGCAACGTCCACCCCGGCACCGTGATGGTCGGTGACGACGGTCGGGTGGTGCTCGCCGACGCCCGCGCCGACGGCAACGACACCATCGAGACCGACGCCCGCGCGGTCGGCGGTGTGCTCTACTTCGCCCTCACCGGGGCCTGGCCGCATGTCGAGGCCAACCTCTCCGGCGGCCGGGGCCGTTCCGCCCTGCCGGACGGGGTCCGGGACGCCAACGGCGCCCTCGCCGCACCCCGTCAGGTACGGGCCGGCGTGCCTGCGTACCTCGACGACCTGACCATGGACCTGCTCGACCCGCAGCTCGCGGTCCCCTCGGTCGACGTGCTCGCCGCCGAACTCGGCCGGCTGAACGCCGCCGCCGAGGAGCAGTACCTGGACAACAGCGGCCCGCTCCGGTTCGCCACGCACGACGAGGACAACACCGGCGCCCCGGCCGCACCCGCCGGTACGCGCAACATCGTCGCCGGGGTCGCCGCGCTGTTGGTGATCGCCCTGATCGGCCTCTATTTCGGCATCAACGCGCTCTCCGACAGGGACGGCACCAACGCCGCCTCGCCGAGCACCCCGCCCGGTGCCACCGCCCCGGCGGGCGGCACCGACGCGCCGACGACGCAGCCGCAGAAGATCCCGATCGACGGCAACAGCGTCCGGATCGTCAGCACCGGCACCGACCGGGGTCAGGAACTGAACGGCGCCGCGGCCGTGGTGGACGGTGACGTCAACAAGGGTTGGGAGTCCGACTCCTACGACGGCCCGCAGTTCGCCGGCCTGAAGTCGGGCATGGGCGTCCTCATCGACCTGAAGGAGCCCCGGGCCATCAAGGACGTCCAGGTGGTCCTCGCCAACGGCGGTGCGACCGCCGAGCTGAAGAGCGGCACCACCACCCTGCCGTCCAGCAAGGCGTCGGACACCCAGCTCGTCACCAGCTACACGATCATCGGTGAGCCGCACGAGCGGGCCGGGGCGAACATGACCTTCAGCGCGTTCCAGCCCGACCAGAAATACCAGTACCTGCTGTTCTGGGTCACCGACATCGCCAAGAACGCCAAGAACGAATACCGGCTCGGCATCCAGGAAATCACGGTCCGGGCACCATGA
- the sigM gene encoding RNA polymerase sigma factor SigM, translated as MTGLPVPDDTGSAPAETAGSSGPLTEVSDAELLRAHVDGDRDAFTTLFHRHRDRLWAVAIRTLGDREDAADALQDALLSAHRAAARFRGDAAVTTWLHRIVVNSCLDRIRRRQAHPTVPLPDGSRTDETGRWTGIEPAAPAPDHDTALVVQQALAKLPAEQRAAIILVDVQGYPVAEVAIMLGVAEGTVKSRCARGRARLALILGHLRPRGPAVPAPNRADKDVPSVTRGNPAAGGGVRSGSSHSGRDGIQEEQ; from the coding sequence ATGACCGGTCTTCCGGTGCCGGACGATACGGGCAGCGCCCCGGCCGAGACCGCCGGTTCTTCCGGCCCGCTGACCGAAGTCAGCGACGCGGAACTGCTCCGCGCGCACGTCGACGGTGACCGGGACGCCTTCACGACCCTCTTCCACCGGCACCGGGACCGGCTCTGGGCAGTGGCGATACGCACCCTCGGCGACCGGGAGGACGCCGCCGACGCACTCCAGGACGCCCTGCTCTCGGCCCATCGGGCCGCCGCCCGCTTCCGCGGCGACGCCGCGGTCACCACCTGGTTGCACCGCATCGTGGTCAACTCCTGCCTGGACCGGATCCGGCGCCGGCAGGCGCACCCGACGGTTCCGCTGCCCGACGGATCGCGGACCGACGAGACCGGCCGGTGGACCGGCATCGAGCCGGCCGCACCGGCCCCCGACCACGACACCGCCCTCGTCGTCCAGCAGGCGCTGGCCAAGCTTCCGGCCGAGCAGCGGGCGGCGATCATCCTGGTCGACGTGCAGGGCTACCCGGTCGCCGAAGTCGCGATCATGCTCGGCGTCGCCGAGGGGACGGTGAAGAGCCGCTGCGCCCGGGGCCGGGCCCGGCTCGCCCTGATCCTCGGCCACCTGCGCCCCCGTGGACCGGCCGTACCGGCGCCGAACAGGGCGGACAAGGACGTGCCGTCGGTCACCCGGGGGAACCCGGCGGCCGGTGGCGGCGTCCGATCGGGGTCGAGTCATTCCGGGCGCGACGGCATCCAGGAGGAACAGTGA
- the trxB gene encoding thioredoxin-disulfide reductase, whose amino-acid sequence MDEVRNLIIIGSGPAGYTAAVYAARANLKPLIIEGVQSGGALMTTTEVENFPGFPDGILGPELMDSMRKQAERFGAEFLTDDVSRVELTDTGEPGSGAVSTVYVGETAYRAKAVILTTGSAWRPLGVPGEQEYLGHGVSSCATCDGFFFRGQEIVVVGGGDSAMEEASFLTKFAAKVTIVHRRDSFRASKIMAERALSNEKIQVEWNSQVEEVLGADGKVTGVRLRNVHTGETKVLDVAGVFVAIGHDPRSQLFQGQVDMDENGYVRVNAPGTTTNVPGVFAAGDLVDHTYRQAITAAGTGCAAALDAERFLATLEV is encoded by the coding sequence GTGGACGAGGTCCGCAACCTCATCATCATCGGCTCGGGGCCGGCCGGATACACGGCCGCCGTGTACGCCGCCCGGGCCAACCTCAAACCGCTGATCATCGAGGGTGTGCAGTCGGGTGGCGCCCTGATGACCACCACGGAGGTGGAGAACTTCCCCGGCTTCCCGGATGGGATCCTCGGGCCGGAGCTGATGGACTCGATGCGCAAGCAGGCCGAGCGGTTCGGCGCCGAGTTCCTCACCGACGACGTCAGCCGGGTCGAACTCACCGACACCGGTGAGCCGGGTTCCGGCGCGGTCAGCACCGTGTACGTCGGCGAGACCGCGTACCGGGCCAAGGCGGTCATCCTCACCACCGGCTCCGCCTGGCGCCCCCTCGGTGTTCCGGGCGAGCAGGAGTACCTCGGCCACGGTGTCTCGTCCTGTGCCACCTGTGACGGCTTCTTCTTCCGGGGCCAGGAGATCGTGGTGGTCGGCGGTGGCGACTCGGCGATGGAGGAGGCCAGCTTCCTCACCAAGTTCGCGGCCAAGGTGACGATCGTGCACCGGCGGGACAGCTTCCGGGCCAGCAAGATCATGGCCGAGCGGGCGCTGAGCAACGAGAAGATCCAGGTCGAGTGGAACAGCCAGGTCGAAGAGGTCCTCGGCGCCGACGGCAAGGTCACCGGGGTACGGCTGCGCAACGTACACACCGGTGAGACCAAGGTGCTCGACGTCGCGGGCGTGTTCGTGGCCATCGGTCACGACCCGCGCAGCCAGCTCTTCCAGGGCCAGGTCGACATGGACGAGAACGGCTACGTACGGGTGAACGCACCGGGCACCACGACCAACGTGCCGGGCGTCTTCGCCGCCGGAGACCTGGTCGACCACACCTACCGCCAGGCGATCACCGCCGCCGGCACCGGCTGCGCCGCGGCGCTGGACGCCGAACGCTTCCTCGCCACGTTGGAAGTCTGA
- the trxA gene encoding thioredoxin, with translation MGTTKAVTDKNFVSDVLQSEKPVLVDFWAEWCGPCRKVSPLLEEIAREMGDRVTIVKLNIDENPETAMAYRVMSVPTLTIFKGGQPVQSVAGARPKSDLVKLIEAAL, from the coding sequence ATGGGAACAACCAAGGCGGTCACCGACAAGAATTTCGTCAGTGACGTGCTCCAGTCGGAGAAGCCGGTACTGGTCGACTTCTGGGCCGAGTGGTGCGGACCGTGCCGGAAGGTCTCCCCGCTGCTGGAGGAGATCGCCCGCGAGATGGGCGACCGGGTCACCATCGTGAAGCTCAACATCGACGAGAATCCCGAGACCGCCATGGCCTACCGGGTGATGTCGGTGCCGACCCTCACCATCTTCAAGGGTGGCCAGCCGGTGCAGTCGGTGGCCGGTGCCCGGCCCAAGAGCGACCTGGTCAAGCTGATCGAGGCCGCGCTCTAA